A stretch of bacterium DNA encodes these proteins:
- the ybeY gene encoding rRNA maturation RNase YbeY, protein MPDIAVTFRAPLGSIGAQLFQDAIAHALRAARVSRAQISCAVVSDSEIHEINRQYLGHDYPTDIITFPLEERPLEAELVISSDTARRQAREYAVSLREECARLAIHGILHLTGYDDTSEAARKRMKRREDFLLAQFMNSDRPQG, encoded by the coding sequence ATGCCTGACATCGCAGTCACATTTCGCGCCCCGCTTGGATCCATCGGGGCGCAGCTGTTTCAGGACGCCATTGCGCACGCCCTCCGTGCAGCGAGAGTATCGCGTGCACAGATTTCCTGCGCCGTGGTCAGCGACAGCGAAATCCATGAAATCAACCGGCAGTATCTTGGTCACGATTATCCGACGGATATCATCACCTTTCCCCTTGAAGAGCGTCCCCTCGAGGCCGAACTGGTGATCAGTTCGGATACGGCCCGGCGGCAGGCCAGGGAATACGCGGTCAGCCTGCGCGAAGAATGTGCGCGTCTCGCCATCCATGGCATCCTTCATCTGACGGGATATGACGATACAAGCGAAGCCGCGAGGAAGCGCATGAAGCGCCGGGAGGACTTTCTTCTCGCGCAATTCATGAATTCTGACCGCCCGCAGGGTTGA
- a CDS encoding DUF494 family protein codes for MQERIVEIIVYLIHEMQTDKRLGEIDLRVLSDKGYTQNEISTAFSWLFDKIHLGDNILTEGSRRLPHSHRVLHESERSVITPEAHGYLLQLRELRLLDDMDIELAIDRIMMAGFGSVGIDEMKSVIASIIFDYDDSNRIGSRLMLNSKDTIH; via the coding sequence ATGCAGGAAAGAATCGTTGAAATAATCGTGTATCTGATACACGAAATGCAGACGGACAAGCGGCTTGGAGAGATCGATCTCCGTGTGTTGTCCGATAAAGGCTATACGCAGAATGAAATAAGCACAGCATTCAGCTGGCTATTTGATAAAATTCATCTCGGTGACAATATCCTGACAGAGGGGAGCAGAAGGCTGCCGCATTCACACAGGGTATTGCACGAATCCGAGCGCTCTGTCATCACGCCGGAGGCACACGGGTATCTCCTTCAGCTGCGCGAATTGCGCCTGCTGGATGATATGGATATCGAACTCGCCATCGATCGCATCATGATGGCTGGTTTCGGGTCCGTTGGCATCGACGAGATGAAGTCGGTCATCGCATCAATCATTTTTGATTATGATGACTCGAATCGCATCGGCAGCCGTCTCATGTTGAATAGTAAGGACACTATTCACTAG
- the topA gene encoding type I DNA topoisomerase yields MSKSLIIVESPSKAKTINKYLGKKFAVEASVGHIKNLPSKDLGVDVDNGFEPRYVTIRGKAQVIKDLQKRAAKADSVYIATDPDREGEAIAWHIARELAKQTEGKSVYRVLFNEITKSGIEAAMEQPRHIDERLVQSQQARRVMDRIVGYKVSPFLWKTIYKGLSAGRVQSVALRLVCEREKEIADFKVEEYWTITGEFRKPEDGSFHAKLVKDNGKDPVIPNEDAAKELLEKLKAQSWSISDMQSKEISRSPSPPFITSSLQQEASNRLRFSAKRTMRIAQQLYEGVELGEEGAVGLITYMRTDSTRTSNEALDGVRDFIQGQYGKDYLPGSPRTFKVKKSAQDAHEAIRPTSMEFTPQMVKRYLNTDQYALYELIWKRFVASQMAQAKMLQRTILVDGGPYRFKGVGSTYTFRGFLQVYDDFAGENGQDVNEEESIIPEGLEVNDTVVAEQVDPHQHFTKPPPRYSESSLVRELEANGVGRPSTYALIVSTIQDRGYVEQQNRRFHATTLGMDVSKMLTTYFDSLFNVDFTSKMEEELDTIASGESSYLKVMEDFYGPFTKLLDSVSPEEARLQEETDEKCEKCGSPMIIRWGRNGKFMACSGYPECKNAKPLPGEAEKMKIDEPCPDCGGELVLKQSRYGKFIGCRNYPDCRYTRPITLGFKCPKCQEGEVVSRMTKTKRTFYGCTRYPDCDFTSWDRPVPKACPSCKNSYLLHKYTQKKGEFLKCPECKEEFTKELDPFDPSQIAA; encoded by the coding sequence ATGTCGAAATCTCTGATCATCGTCGAGTCGCCTTCCAAGGCCAAAACCATCAATAAATACCTGGGGAAAAAATTTGCCGTCGAAGCCTCGGTGGGGCATATCAAGAACCTCCCCTCCAAGGATCTCGGTGTGGATGTGGACAACGGGTTTGAACCTCGTTATGTCACCATCCGCGGTAAGGCGCAGGTGATCAAGGATCTCCAGAAACGCGCCGCGAAGGCCGACAGCGTCTATATCGCAACTGACCCCGATCGCGAAGGAGAAGCGATCGCCTGGCATATCGCCCGGGAACTTGCCAAGCAGACTGAAGGCAAGTCCGTCTACCGTGTGCTCTTCAACGAGATCACCAAGAGTGGGATTGAGGCTGCTATGGAGCAACCCCGTCACATCGACGAGCGCCTCGTGCAATCGCAGCAGGCCCGCCGGGTAATGGATCGCATCGTGGGATACAAGGTCAGTCCCTTCCTATGGAAAACCATCTATAAAGGACTGTCGGCGGGGCGTGTGCAGTCTGTCGCTCTGCGCCTCGTCTGTGAGCGGGAAAAGGAAATCGCGGATTTCAAGGTGGAGGAATACTGGACCATCACCGGCGAATTCCGCAAACCGGAAGACGGCAGTTTCCACGCCAAGCTTGTCAAGGACAACGGGAAGGACCCGGTCATCCCGAACGAGGATGCCGCCAAAGAATTGCTCGAAAAGCTGAAGGCCCAGAGCTGGAGCATCTCCGACATGCAGTCGAAGGAGATTTCACGCTCGCCTTCGCCCCCGTTCATCACATCTTCGCTGCAGCAGGAAGCGTCGAACCGTCTGCGTTTCAGCGCGAAACGGACGATGCGCATTGCACAGCAGCTCTACGAAGGTGTTGAGCTCGGTGAGGAGGGCGCCGTTGGTCTGATCACGTATATGCGTACGGATTCAACCCGTACAAGCAATGAAGCGCTCGATGGGGTGCGTGATTTCATCCAGGGACAGTACGGCAAAGATTACCTCCCCGGCAGTCCGCGCACCTTCAAGGTGAAGAAAAGTGCCCAGGATGCGCATGAGGCTATTCGTCCCACGTCCATGGAATTCACTCCGCAGATGGTGAAGCGCTATTTGAACACCGATCAGTATGCGCTTTACGAGCTCATCTGGAAACGTTTCGTCGCCAGTCAGATGGCACAGGCCAAGATGCTGCAGCGCACGATTCTCGTCGACGGTGGTCCCTACCGCTTCAAAGGCGTCGGATCGACGTACACCTTCCGCGGTTTCCTGCAGGTCTACGATGATTTCGCGGGCGAGAACGGACAGGATGTGAATGAGGAAGAATCGATCATCCCCGAGGGACTCGAGGTCAATGATACGGTCGTCGCCGAACAGGTGGATCCGCATCAGCACTTCACAAAACCGCCGCCCCGGTACTCGGAAAGCAGCCTGGTACGTGAACTCGAGGCCAACGGAGTTGGTCGTCCATCGACATACGCACTGATTGTCAGCACCATTCAGGATCGTGGATATGTCGAACAGCAGAATCGGCGCTTCCATGCCACCACACTCGGGATGGATGTCAGCAAGATGCTCACGACGTATTTTGACTCGCTTTTCAATGTCGATTTCACCTCGAAGATGGAGGAGGAACTCGACACCATTGCTTCCGGGGAATCCTCCTATCTCAAGGTGATGGAAGATTTCTATGGTCCCTTCACCAAGCTTCTCGACAGCGTATCCCCTGAGGAAGCGCGTCTGCAGGAGGAGACCGATGAGAAATGTGAGAAGTGCGGGAGTCCGATGATCATTCGCTGGGGTCGCAACGGCAAATTCATGGCCTGCAGCGGCTATCCGGAATGCAAGAACGCCAAGCCACTTCCCGGCGAGGCGGAAAAAATGAAAATAGACGAGCCCTGTCCCGACTGCGGCGGTGAGCTGGTACTCAAGCAGAGCCGCTACGGAAAATTCATCGGCTGCCGGAATTACCCCGACTGCCGGTATACACGCCCGATCACTCTCGGTTTCAAATGTCCCAAGTGTCAGGAAGGCGAGGTCGTGTCGCGCATGACCAAAACCAAGCGCACTTTTTATGGCTGCACCCGCTACCCTGACTGTGATTTCACGTCATGGGACCGACCGGTACCGAAGGCTTGCCCTTCGTGCAAAAATTCATATCTTTTGCATAAGTACACCCAGAAAAAAGGTGAGTTCCTGAAGTGTCCCGAATGCAAGGAAGAGTTCACAAAGGAGCTTGATCCGTTCGATCCTTCACAGATCGCGGCGTAA
- a CDS encoding tyrosine recombinase: protein MKKTIQRFRDYLVVERHASDHTVTAYMRDLAQFHIWLCELAESDEVDCDAVDRLTIRSWLGVLADRGLSRRSISRKVTALRTFFRFAEQRGYASANPTVNLHSIKIERTLPTFVDEESIDALLRLPDTTTVEGARDAAILELFYSTGMRLSELVALNRRDLHTEAGTIRVLGKRRKERILPLGTPALQALQHAMRMLDQAAARGDRKVEDTEAMFLNRRGKRLTNRSVYSIVHEHLRVVSEQEHCSPHVLRHSFATHLLNRGADLQAVRELLGHESLSTTQIYAHVTTDHLKREYAKAHPRA, encoded by the coding sequence ATGAAGAAAACCATTCAGCGCTTTCGCGACTACCTGGTCGTGGAGCGTCACGCTTCCGACCATACGGTCACAGCCTACATGCGTGATCTTGCGCAGTTCCACATCTGGTTGTGCGAACTGGCGGAGAGTGATGAAGTCGACTGCGATGCGGTGGATCGCCTGACCATTCGCAGCTGGCTCGGTGTGCTGGCGGATCGTGGCCTGTCCCGGCGCAGTATCAGCCGGAAGGTCACCGCATTACGAACGTTTTTCCGGTTCGCCGAACAACGCGGGTACGCCTCCGCAAATCCCACGGTGAATCTGCATTCCATAAAGATTGAACGAACATTGCCGACCTTTGTCGATGAGGAGTCCATTGACGCCCTTCTGCGATTGCCGGATACCACTACAGTCGAGGGCGCGCGAGACGCGGCCATACTCGAACTGTTTTACAGTACCGGCATGCGGCTCAGTGAACTCGTTGCGCTCAACAGGAGGGATCTCCACACGGAGGCCGGCACCATCCGCGTTCTCGGCAAGCGAAGAAAGGAGCGAATACTGCCACTCGGAACGCCCGCGCTGCAGGCATTGCAGCATGCCATGCGAATGCTTGACCAGGCAGCAGCGAGAGGGGACAGGAAGGTCGAGGATACTGAAGCCATGTTTCTCAACAGAAGAGGTAAACGACTTACCAATCGAAGTGTCTATTCTATAGTTCACGAACATCTTCGGGTCGTCAGTGAACAGGAACACTGTTCGCCACATGTATTGCGTCACAGTTTTGCCACGCACCTCCTCAACAGGGGAGCGGATCTTCAGGCGGTGCGGGAATTGCTCGGGCATGAGAGCCTTTCAACCACGCAGATCTATGCACATGTGACCACTGATCACCTGAAGCGCGAGTATGCGAAAGCGCATCCCCGCGCATGA
- the raiA gene encoding ribosome-associated translation inhibitor RaiA — protein sequence MNVQFTARHFKAHEGLKHYALQQVSTLKKYYDGIVQGNIVLRFEKPKDSLKIAEINLAVYGTQLVAIEKSENFYKSIDNAVDKLERQLLKYKGKRRRL from the coding sequence ATGAACGTCCAATTCACCGCACGCCATTTCAAAGCCCACGAGGGACTGAAGCATTATGCTCTGCAGCAGGTGTCTACGCTCAAGAAGTACTATGACGGAATCGTCCAGGGAAATATTGTCCTCCGCTTCGAAAAACCGAAAGATTCGCTGAAAATCGCGGAGATTAACCTCGCGGTGTATGGAACTCAACTGGTTGCCATAGAGAAATCCGAGAATTTCTATAAATCCATCGACAATGCCGTTGACAAGCTTGAGCGTCAGCTTTTGAAATACAAGGGGAAGAGACGCAGACTTTGA
- the hprK gene encoding HPr(Ser) kinase/phosphatase, with protein sequence MAAASDPLKNLKILEKKDLSVGLFYEKNKDRIQLLSANGLEESERKITEKNLHRPGLALAGYVELFTFHRVQIFGNTEIKYLNSLDPEQGLAAFERLFDFDIPCIVVTNGNEFNPALLEVATRHGVPVFYTAFETTKAYYYMSDFLDDQFAPQTVIHGAFVDVYGVGVLFIGRSGIGKSEIALDLVERGHRLVADDVVVVTQKAEGLLMGSGTDLVKHFMEIRGLGLIDIRSMFGIRAIRFQKRLEIIVHLEEWDEKAEYERTGLDSSEATVLGTNIPHVRLPIFPGKNVTVITEVIALNYLLKHYGYDPAIEFSKRLQTRLETRARKPSDDRAIDWFEHDFE encoded by the coding sequence ATGGCTGCTGCCAGTGACCCCCTGAAAAACCTCAAGATCCTGGAAAAAAAGGATCTGAGTGTCGGTCTGTTCTACGAAAAGAACAAGGACCGTATACAACTGCTCTCTGCGAACGGACTCGAAGAAAGCGAGCGCAAAATCACCGAGAAGAACCTCCATCGGCCCGGGCTTGCACTGGCCGGTTACGTGGAGCTTTTTACCTTCCATCGCGTACAGATCTTCGGGAACACGGAGATCAAATACCTCAATTCGCTCGATCCGGAACAGGGCCTCGCGGCCTTTGAACGGCTGTTCGATTTCGACATCCCCTGTATCGTCGTCACCAACGGCAATGAATTCAATCCCGCGCTGCTGGAGGTCGCCACGCGTCATGGCGTGCCGGTGTTTTACACCGCGTTCGAGACGACAAAGGCCTACTATTACATGAGCGACTTCCTCGATGATCAGTTTGCGCCGCAGACAGTCATTCACGGGGCCTTTGTTGATGTGTACGGCGTGGGCGTGCTCTTCATCGGCCGTTCGGGAATCGGGAAAAGCGAGATTGCGCTCGACCTCGTGGAAAGGGGGCACAGGCTGGTTGCTGACGATGTCGTCGTCGTTACGCAGAAAGCCGAGGGGCTGCTGATGGGTTCGGGGACGGATCTGGTGAAGCATTTCATGGAAATCCGCGGTCTGGGGCTCATCGATATCCGTTCGATGTTCGGTATCCGCGCCATTCGCTTTCAAAAACGCCTCGAAATCATCGTGCATCTCGAGGAATGGGATGAGAAAGCGGAGTATGAGCGGACCGGGCTCGACAGCAGCGAAGCCACGGTGCTCGGCACCAATATTCCGCATGTTCGCCTTCCCATTTTCCCTGGCAAAAACGTCACCGTCATTACCGAAGTTATCGCTCTGAACTATCTCCTCAAGCATTACGGATACGACCCGGCCATCGAGTTTTCGAAGCGGTTGCAGACACGTCTTGAAACCCGTGCCAGAAAACCGTCAGATGATCGCGCAATCGACTGGTTCGAGCACGATTTCGAGTGA
- a CDS encoding ABC transporter substrate-binding protein: MSETAVVALSGDADNFNPVVSNSATASDLQGNIYPMMFDVQFDEREGELTYGKGLVERWESANGGKDIVAHLRTDVRWEDGMLVTPKDIKFSFSLYGDPIVASPRRSYLESMIFTDNKFDVDKSVEIVDDSTMIFHFAKQYPLQLFHINLSPVPEHIYRNADRRTLRSNPANERPVGAGPFKLEEWVRQQQIILTRNGKCTLPYPAKLENVVFRVISEPTTRLTELKKGTVDVMRPVYPDDVEDIQENNPDIRLETLPPRNYEYIGWMNIDVDEYHKTGTVKPHPLFGDRRVRQALTYAVNRKEIMEHELGTFGELAVTDFSPIFRWAIKHDLIPYPYDPEKSRQLLRSAGWSDSNGDGILDKGGKDFEFTLHYNIGNKRREYVATVVQKELKSIGIKVNLQSVEPVVLFQNIEDKQYDAFIAGFSVGLAIDPAGRWGDISNPFNTVAFSNRRIGELLKLGLHVPTQRDAGPFWKEIQSILHQEQPCTFLYWIKDIVGINRRLKNTNINVLGVTDGMWNWTIGDPNSYMTY; this comes from the coding sequence ATGAGCGAAACTGCCGTCGTTGCGCTGTCCGGTGATGCAGACAACTTCAACCCGGTCGTCTCAAATTCTGCGACAGCCAGCGATCTCCAGGGCAACATTTACCCGATGATGTTTGACGTGCAATTCGACGAACGCGAAGGTGAATTAACCTATGGTAAGGGGCTTGTCGAACGTTGGGAATCCGCCAACGGAGGAAAGGACATCGTTGCGCATCTTCGCACCGACGTGCGCTGGGAAGACGGGATGCTTGTGACTCCCAAAGACATCAAGTTCAGCTTTTCGCTCTATGGGGACCCCATTGTCGCGAGTCCCCGCCGGAGCTATCTCGAAAGCATGATTTTCACGGACAATAAGTTTGATGTCGACAAAAGTGTGGAAATCGTCGACGACAGCACGATGATTTTCCATTTTGCAAAGCAGTATCCGCTGCAGCTGTTCCATATCAATCTTTCACCGGTGCCTGAGCACATCTACCGCAATGCGGACCGCCGCACGCTGCGTTCCAATCCGGCGAACGAGCGTCCCGTCGGTGCAGGCCCCTTCAAGCTCGAGGAATGGGTGCGCCAGCAGCAGATCATTCTCACGCGCAACGGGAAATGCACGCTGCCCTATCCCGCGAAACTTGAAAACGTCGTATTTCGTGTGATCTCTGAGCCGACGACGAGGCTCACGGAGCTGAAAAAAGGTACCGTCGACGTCATGCGTCCTGTCTATCCTGATGATGTCGAAGATATCCAGGAGAACAATCCCGATATCAGGCTGGAAACGCTTCCGCCGCGGAATTATGAATATATCGGCTGGATGAATATCGATGTCGATGAATATCACAAAACCGGCACCGTCAAGCCGCACCCGCTGTTCGGCGACCGCCGCGTGCGCCAGGCGCTGACCTATGCGGTGAATCGCAAGGAAATCATGGAACATGAGCTCGGGACCTTCGGAGAGCTGGCAGTGACGGATTTCTCGCCGATTTTCCGCTGGGCGATCAAGCATGACCTGATTCCTTATCCGTACGATCCGGAGAAATCACGTCAGCTGCTGCGTTCCGCGGGTTGGAGCGACAGCAACGGTGACGGCATCCTCGACAAAGGTGGCAAAGACTTCGAGTTCACCCTGCACTACAATATCGGCAACAAGCGCCGCGAATATGTTGCCACCGTTGTACAGAAGGAACTCAAGAGCATCGGAATCAAGGTGAACCTGCAGTCGGTCGAACCCGTGGTGCTGTTCCAGAATATTGAAGACAAACAGTATGACGCGTTTATCGCCGGCTTCTCGGTCGGGCTCGCCATCGACCCCGCAGGTCGCTGGGGCGATATCAGCAATCCGTTCAACACCGTGGCATTCTCCAACAGGCGCATCGGTGAATTGCTCAAGCTCGGCCTGCATGTCCCGACACAGCGTGATGCCGGCCCGTTCTGGAAGGAAATCCAGTCTATCCTGCATCAGGAGCAGCCCTGTACCTTCCTTTACTGGATCAAGGATATTGTCGGAATAAACCGCAGATTGAAGAATACGAACATCAACGTGCTCGGTGTCACGGACGGTATGTGGAACTGGACGATTGGCGATCCCAACTCGTACATGACATACTGA
- a CDS encoding ABC transporter permease produces the protein MLRYIIRRVMSAVPLLFGLLTFTFFIIRLAPGDPVSLYIQGDVDPMFAENLRNALGLNDPLPVQYVKWLKGMVTGELGMSFSKHAMVTDILAATIPNTLLLTAFALMFNFVIGIILGVITALRRGSATDHIVNVTSLFVYSMPEFWLGLMLILGVSLHLDLLPASGMHSAMARFLPPLDYLWDLIQHMILPVFVLGVASAAATGRYMRGSLLEVINQDYIRTARAKGLSELLVIGKHAMRNALIPIITLLGLSLPFLLGGAVIVETVFAWPGMGKLTVDAIFARDYPLIIACTLVSGVMVIVGNLMADILYAMVDPRIRYD, from the coding sequence GTGCTCAGATATATCATTCGCCGTGTAATGTCAGCAGTCCCGTTGCTTTTCGGGCTGCTGACATTCACATTTTTTATCATCCGTCTCGCACCGGGTGATCCGGTTTCCCTGTATATCCAGGGAGATGTGGATCCCATGTTCGCTGAGAACCTGCGGAACGCGCTCGGACTCAATGATCCGCTCCCGGTGCAGTACGTGAAGTGGCTCAAGGGGATGGTGACCGGGGAGCTGGGGATGAGCTTCAGCAAGCATGCGATGGTGACGGATATCCTCGCGGCAACCATTCCGAACACCTTGCTGCTCACCGCGTTTGCGCTGATGTTCAATTTTGTGATAGGGATTATCCTCGGGGTCATCACGGCTCTCCGGCGGGGCAGTGCCACCGACCACATCGTCAATGTTACATCGCTGTTCGTTTACAGTATGCCGGAGTTCTGGCTGGGACTGATGCTCATCCTCGGTGTGTCCCTGCATCTGGATCTGCTCCCGGCCTCGGGGATGCACTCGGCCATGGCGCGTTTCCTGCCCCCACTCGACTACCTGTGGGATCTCATCCAGCATATGATACTTCCGGTATTTGTGCTCGGTGTCGCTTCCGCTGCGGCTACAGGCCGCTATATGCGGGGGAGTCTGCTCGAGGTTATTAATCAGGACTATATCCGCACGGCGAGAGCGAAGGGACTCAGCGAGCTTCTTGTCATCGGCAAGCATGCCATGCGCAATGCGCTTATCCCCATCATTACGCTGCTCGGACTCTCGCTGCCGTTCCTGCTCGGAGGTGCGGTCATTGTTGAAACCGTATTCGCCTGGCCGGGGATGGGGAAGCTGACCGTTGACGCCATCTTTGCTCGTGACTATCCACTGATCATCGCGTGTACGCTGGTGTCCGGGGTCATGGTTATCGTGGGCAATCTCATGGCTGACATCCTGTATGCCATGGTCGACCCGAGGATTCGCTATGACTGA
- a CDS encoding ABC transporter permease produces MTEITAQQLRGFHSWAQRNIPGVGFIVLGRRTFGILLLLYFLLFPFLLLLSFGEFARSFESMALSVFLALVDFDHTSLFLRGDVMEHWVAALFIIVMPIVLWHLNRRRLRQLVLDGDEHELSQWTLAWREFKKNRVAASAMVVIILLYTMAFLCPFLAPFNPNVFEDGLVTKFKPPLSSVTVLQLKEPRIRSIGIESLQLDTDYPSVVRDLVLVNKELMEENFSAQWAVDAFRVEGAQVMATVKDSLRTMPVSQMVSTDPDEFSGTRTYLLGTDGYGRDILSRILYGSRVSLSLGFIAVLLSVSLGTFVGLMAGYFGRYADSILMRIVDILLAFPALFLILIIISAFESIAVPRVVLIVLVLGLTSWMGISRLVRGEVLSVKEREFVIAARTLGLGHARILTRHILPNILTPIIVNATLRIGGIILVEAALSFLNIGVQPPTASWGNIIFEGKDYLSNAWWVSTLPGFAIVVVVVCFNLMGDGLRDAFDPMLNNERL; encoded by the coding sequence ATGACTGAGATCACGGCACAACAGCTCCGTGGTTTCCACTCATGGGCGCAGAGGAATATTCCGGGCGTGGGCTTCATCGTACTCGGTCGACGGACGTTCGGCATCCTGCTGCTCCTGTATTTCCTGCTTTTCCCATTCCTGCTGCTGCTCAGCTTCGGTGAGTTTGCGCGCTCGTTTGAATCGATGGCATTGAGCGTGTTCCTCGCGCTGGTGGATTTTGATCATACCAGTCTCTTTCTCCGTGGCGACGTGATGGAACACTGGGTGGCGGCGTTGTTTATCATCGTCATGCCCATCGTGCTCTGGCATCTCAACCGGCGGCGGCTCCGTCAGCTCGTGCTTGACGGCGACGAACACGAACTCAGTCAATGGACACTGGCCTGGAGAGAGTTCAAGAAGAACAGAGTCGCAGCTTCCGCAATGGTCGTCATCATTCTTCTCTACACCATGGCATTTCTCTGTCCCTTCCTCGCGCCTTTCAATCCGAATGTCTTCGAGGACGGGCTTGTCACGAAATTCAAGCCGCCGCTGAGCAGCGTAACAGTTCTGCAACTGAAGGAACCGCGTATCCGCTCGATCGGCATAGAATCCCTTCAGCTCGATACCGACTATCCTTCCGTCGTGCGAGACCTGGTATTGGTGAACAAGGAGCTGATGGAAGAAAACTTCAGTGCCCAGTGGGCGGTGGATGCCTTTCGCGTCGAAGGCGCCCAGGTCATGGCGACGGTGAAAGACAGCCTGCGCACGATGCCTGTCTCGCAGATGGTCAGTACGGATCCAGATGAGTTTTCCGGTACACGCACCTATCTGCTTGGGACGGACGGGTATGGACGTGATATTCTGAGCCGCATTCTCTATGGCTCACGGGTTTCACTCAGTCTCGGATTTATCGCCGTTCTGCTTTCGGTATCCCTCGGCACATTCGTGGGACTGATGGCTGGATACTTCGGACGATACGCCGACAGCATTCTCATGCGTATCGTCGATATCCTTCTTGCCTTTCCGGCGCTCTTTCTGATTCTGATCATCATCTCCGCATTCGAGAGCATCGCTGTCCCACGTGTGGTACTCATTGTGCTGGTACTGGGTCTCACCTCGTGGATGGGGATTTCTCGCCTCGTTCGCGGTGAAGTGTTATCGGTGAAGGAACGGGAATTTGTCATTGCCGCCAGAACGCTGGGACTCGGACATGCACGTATCCTCACGCGTCATATCCTGCCGAATATTCTCACCCCCATCATTGTGAATGCGACACTACGGATTGGTGGCATCATTCTCGTCGAAGCTGCTCTCAGTTTTCTGAATATCGGCGTGCAGCCACCGACCGCGAGCTGGGGGAATATTATTTTCGAAGGGAAAGATTATCTTTCCAATGCATGGTGGGTGTCCACACTGCCCGGTTTTGCCATCGTTGTCGTCGTCGTCTGTTTCAACCTTATGGGTGATGGATTGCGCGACGCCTTCGATCCCATGCTCAACAATGAACGTCTCTGA
- a CDS encoding MCE family protein — protein MKEQQRNEIKVGLTVLVGIIILFLGFFIFKDWSVGRAEYPVHMRFPVSAGLALGDQVSVNGVRSGKVVSVELSDAGVDVVASMHSEVVVRENALPVIQMLELMGGKKIEILQGADGAPLGPDDVLHGEVDPDIAGALGIVGDMEGNVRTIATQADSLLRGVNAIVNDSAFTRSLKETVTNLHTLTSELRGYLTRNSRNIDDLTVNMTRLTGKVDTMLTELHPAIAGSLEKTGRVLDGADTLITDVRGLVTEIRDSRGLLHTAIHDTALVGRLDRMLLRLDTLTSILIQGEFNTHIDLF, from the coding sequence GTGAAAGAACAGCAGCGCAACGAAATCAAAGTAGGATTGACAGTCCTCGTCGGCATTATCATTCTGTTCCTCGGATTTTTCATCTTCAAGGACTGGAGTGTCGGGCGTGCGGAGTACCCTGTGCACATGCGCTTTCCCGTGTCCGCTGGTCTCGCGCTGGGCGATCAGGTTTCCGTAAACGGTGTGCGTTCCGGGAAGGTTGTGTCGGTGGAACTGTCTGATGCCGGCGTCGACGTCGTCGCTTCAATGCACAGTGAAGTGGTCGTACGCGAGAACGCGCTTCCGGTGATTCAGATGCTCGAGCTGATGGGAGGCAAGAAAATTGAAATCCTCCAGGGAGCGGATGGTGCGCCACTCGGTCCGGATGATGTCCTCCATGGTGAGGTGGATCCGGATATCGCAGGTGCGCTCGGCATCGTCGGGGATATGGAAGGGAATGTCCGCACCATCGCCACGCAGGCGGATTCTCTGCTTCGTGGGGTCAACGCCATTGTCAATGACAGTGCATTTACCCGGTCTCTCAAGGAGACGGTGACGAACCTGCACACGCTGACATCGGAATTACGCGGGTACTTGACACGCAACAGCAGAAATATCGACGATCTCACGGTCAACATGACCAGGCTCACCGGCAAGGTGGACACGATGCTGACGGAACTGCATCCCGCCATAGCAGGCAGTCTTGAGAAAACGGGCCGCGTTCTCGACGGAGCTGATACACTCATTACCGATGTGCGTGGGCTGGTCACTGAAATTCGTGACTCCCGTGGACTGCTGCATACTGCTATTCATGATACTGCGCTAGTCGGCAGGCTCGACCGCATGCTGCTTCGCCTCGATACCCTTACCTCCATCCTCATTCAGGGCGAATTCAACACCCATATCGATCTATTCTGA